Genomic DNA from Cololabis saira isolate AMF1-May2022 chromosome 20, fColSai1.1, whole genome shotgun sequence:
tacacatggcattaacaaggcggttgcgactggcttatctaggtgctgcaagcgggttgatgaatccagtctgatcagattacttgactgacttaaggtgttcacatgcagtttaaaagtcagtacgatgtgtgcaaatgatctccaaccagtttgaatcgctgcatgtgcacgtaagAATGTACTTAGAATCTCTGACATATTTAAGCACTAACAGGACTGATGCAACCATCACTTCTATCAGGAATGATGAGTGTTTTGGTTGCGTCTGTTGTAAGTTCGTGATTCAACACCTTTAAAGCCAACGATAGATGGAaaatatggaggattttttgtgccgaaattaaataaataaatacatcattaattaattaaattgggaatgaaatatatcaataattaattaaatgtgtcattaattaattaaaattagaatgaaatatgacattaattaattaaaatacaattcattttaagtaaaaatatatatttattgtttcagcatttaattaattaatgacacatttaattaatgatttcgtgttgcgtgtgaatcatgaaatgtaaaactgcatttaattaattaatgacacatttaattaatgatttcgtgttgctgaatcatgaaatgtaaatgtaaaactgtcagtttcactcgtcaaactcagtgggcggatccAAACACttcattggttcccctgcacatcaagtcaaggcaaatcgaatccacataatggattgttgcagggcttcgggacacattccgataaactagggccgcgttcagactgcacgagtgaaactgacagttttacatttacatttcatgattcagcaacacaaaatcattaattaaatgtgtcattaattaattaaatgcagttttacatttcatgattcacacgcaacacgaaatcattaattaaatgtgtcattaattaattaaatgctgaaacaataaatatatatttttacttaaaatgaattgtattttaattaattaatgacatatttcattctaattttaattaattaatgacacatttaattaattaattatatatttaattcccaatttaattaattaatgatgtatttaatgatgtatttatttatttaattttggcacaaaaaatcctccataggaAAAGAGAGACTTGTGGAAGGATTAAATAGAGTCTTACCTCTGTGGGTGTGTAGCACCTTCCTGGGTGTTCTCGATGAAGAGGCTGCTGGTTGGCTGGGGGTTGGAAAGGCGGGTTGACTGGATAAAAGGCCGATCGTGGCGCTTGGTTGAAGGGTTGAATGTGAGAGTACGTCTGAGACTCGGCCTCAAAGCTGCGGAAGTCGCCCTGGTGTTGGAAGCCTTGATTTCTTTCACTGTTGTCAGAGTTGCTGTTGCACTCCGGATACGAGGTGAGCTGACAGTCGTCCTCCCtttccttttctctccctcgCTCAAGTTCCTTTTCTCTTTCCTCCGTCTCTCTGGCTCTTTGCAtctccttctctctttcaagctccctctctctttccatCTTCCACTGTCTCACCCTCTCCTCTTGTTCCCTCTCCTGCTGCATCTTCCTCAGCCGTGCATCTTCCACTTCTGCTTCCCTCTCTTGTCTTTCCATCTCATGCTGCCTCTCCCTCATCCTTGAGCTCTCCTCCCTCTCGTTTTGTCTCTCCCTGGCGGTGCTCGCAGACCGCGTCCTCGCCTGGGTGGCGTTGGGAAGCCGGACACTCTCCTGCAGAAGTGCACCCTGGTAGGAGTACCTCCTCTGGGTTGGATGCTGATGGATTTCCCCCGCGTGCTGCTCCGGAGGGCGGGCGGCTTTCCTTTGCCTGTAACTCGGCACGTTGGAGACGCTAGACGCAGACGTGCCTCGACACGTCTCCTCGAAAAACTTCATTCTGTCTGCAAACGGAGGGATGACCGGCTCGTCCAATCGGGAGTTTGAAGAAGAGCGACTGTAGCTGGGCGATGAGGGAGAAGTGGACGAGGAAGTGAAAGCACAAACCCCGTGACGTGACCCCGTGACCCCTAACACCTTCTCCCCCACAACTCCGCCGCGTCGGTCTCCTTCTGGTTCTGGCTGGAGTTTATGCTCAGGGGTCCAACGCCAGCGACGGGCCTTGCCAGCCGGAGCCGGTTCCTCAACGACTCGTATGCCGACACCAAAATCAGGTAACCCTGGGTCCAGAATCTGAACGGACGCGGACTGGATATTGTTCTGAGCATAGCTTGTGAACTGGACCTCGCAGTTTGACTCACTCGAAGTGTTTGATGGCTTGAATTGCGCCGAGGACTGGGAACCGGGAGAAATTGGAGGTGAAGCAAATGCAACTTTTGCACCCTTTTTCTGGCCTGACGGGTCTGGATCTGTCCCTTCTTCGCAGAGGTCTGAGCTCTCCTCCTCGTGGACGGTTTCTCCGCTGCAGAGCAAGCCTCCCGGGCCACGACCCCGCTGAAGCTGAGCCTTCTTCCTCTGAATTTCGTTGCGCAGGTTGGTAGCGAACCGCTCGCTACGCCGGCGATTCCGTCGATAGTTCTTGGACGATTCTGACTTTTTCATATATTCCTCCTGTTcgctctcctcttttttccctccactTATCCTTCTCTCCTCCATCATTTGCTCCTCGAGTAAGGTATCCATGCTGGCGGCGGCACTCAGAGGCCGGAAGTCGCTCTCTTCTACCTGACCGGAGCTCAATCTTTCCTGGGATGAGGATGTGGTGGGTTCACCTGGAACGCTGACGGAGCGACCCCACGGCACGTGATGGTGGACCGGCGAGAGGGACGTCCCATTCACATCCGCCCCTTCCAGCCTTTCACTTGAATCTGCATCCTCGCCGTCCTCTTCCAGGAACACGGATCCCGGGGTCGAACACCGGCTGCCTCCCCATTTGTTGGACGCGGGAGGGTTGCCGCGGAAGGTTTCCTGGTCCTCTGTAGCCGGGTGCAGCGATGAGGAGTGAGACCACTGACTGCTGCAGGGGGACGACGAGAGTTCGGAAGTGTCTGAAGGGTTGCAAGCCTCCGAAGAAGAGCCGTTGCGTTCGAACTGCAATAGCTGAAGCTGCGTGGCGAGGAGCTTTTCGGGAGCGCTGTGCCGGTGCAACACCGCCGCCGAGTGCTTGCTCTGGGAATGGGGGATATGAGGCTGCTCTGGAACTACGGAGGTTTCAGAGGATAAAGAGGTACGACCAGAGGAAGTGACGGGGTCTTTGGAGGCTGCCAGGTCTTTTTTACCACCACCATCACATCTGCTATGTTGAAATTCTCCGGTCTGTCTTTGGCTAAAGTGTGTGTCAACTGCATCCATTTTCATGTTCCCAGTCTGGTCTCCTTCCTTTGAAGCTGGAAAGCCGTTGTGAAGACCCGATTCCATATTCAGACTTTTGTGCTCCTCATAAGGAACGCTGGAGTTTTCGATCGGGGCAGAAGTACATCGTCTGTTGGGTGTATTAGGCCGACTCCTGGTGGCTCTGAAACTATCCTTCCTGACTGGAGGCTGAGGGGGGTTCATCCTCCTATCCCCTCCAGTTTCTCCATTTCTTAAAGTCCGAAAGTCTCGCCCTCTCTGTTCCTGCTCATAGCAGCAGGACGAGGGCCTCTCCTTCAGCTCGACTGGTCTCGGCCTCGGCCTGGTCAGTGATCTGGACTTTAGGTGTGCCTCCTCCGCGCTGCCGCCGGCCGACCTCTCTAGATGTGAGGCGTCACCGGGGTAGCCTCCTCGACACCCCGGCCCGAGGCTGTGCAGGAGGTTATCCATGGAGCAGGCCTCGCCGGGCCTCAGCGGCACGGCCGCGTAGTCGGACGTGTTGGAGCTGGCGGAGAAGGAGCTGTAGGCGGAGTCTCGCTTGTTGTTGAAGAGGCTGGGGTCGACGGGCGAGCTGTGGGAGTCGGAGTACGGCTGGGCGGTGGGCGTCGGCGCGTCCAGGCTCTCCATGGAGCCCAGGGAGCTGCTTCGCTCAGTGGAGGAGTACGATATGGGCAGCTGAGCCCACTGCATGGACAAATCACTGCAAAATGACAGACAGAAAGACAAACAATCAATTTAAAAAGACAATTAtcgttaggggtgggcaaaaatatcgatatggcaatatatcgcgatacttttccagccaattcaatatcgatattcaaaatttgaatatcgattaaaattttttttttttttttatccccgatttttttcccattctatcacccagtgctcctacctaagtgacagtcttgggcattgccactctctaccaaccctgggagggccctgcactgagctcaggttttatttcacgttttatttcattttataattaattttttatataacacaattgcctgtccttaaaaaatgaaaaataatggacagaggtttatttatttatggatttatatctatactgactgatcactgtgcctgttcTTGGTTTTAGTACACatatttcttgtgtttattatcatttgccacataattaaagcaacctcatactaaatttaatgttaatttcatatgatataaataatatgaaaaacatatacaaataagttgtaactttagcttgtatagttatcataaaacattgttttgactcagtttgtcccatgaattgtcactataatctgatgaacgtgcaactcggattttaagatccatcactatcatctgatgtacatatatacaacttggattttaagatgtgtaatgcatttttacatttttcggtgaactatgtagaatataataatcgggatatcgcataatcgggatatcgcaatgcgtatcgtatcgtggctcaagtatcgtgatgcgtatcgtatcgtgaggtccttcccaatacccacccctagtaacaactgtggaaaaaaacaaggaaaaaggcACTTAGTTCCATCAATATATCACTTAATATAGATATTTGCCAAAAATGATGTTGTTTCgttcagaaaagtgttaaaaaaaaaagtagtaaatgTTCTCATAAATGACACAGAACAGCCTCAAATTTGAAACATACGCAGCAGAtaggaaataaaatatcagcGGCACAGCTGGGAAACCTGGTTCCCATTAGGTCTGAGCCGAAGATCCCCGGCAGTCCCATGTGTTTTTAAAGCCCCTAAAACCGAGCCTCTTTAGACGGAGAGGGATTTCCTCCTCATCAACTCCAACAG
This window encodes:
- the shroom4 gene encoding protein Shroom4 isoform X2; the protein is METVEQLVTFTHIQVQLRGGAPWGFTLQGGLEHGEPLIITRIEDGGKAAHSKKLKVGDELININGSPLYGSRQEALILIKGSYRLLKLIVRRRSVPVLRPHSWHLEKLSGQPLPPTPPPPSPPPPCLPPADSPPLPPPPPPPPPPPPPPSAMQLHPGPYTLPWHTTDSDLSMQWAQLPISYSSTERSSSLGSMESLDAPTPTAQPYSDSHSSPVDPSLFNNKRDSAYSSFSASSNTSDYAAVPLRPGEACSMDNLLHSLGPGCRGGYPGDASHLERSAGGSAEEAHLKSRSLTRPRPRPVELKERPSSCCYEQEQRGRDFRTLRNGETGGDRRMNPPQPPVRKDSFRATRSRPNTPNRRCTSAPIENSSVPYEEHKSLNMESGLHNGFPASKEGDQTGNMKMDAVDTHFSQRQTGEFQHSRCDGGGKKDLAASKDPVTSSGRTSLSSETSVVPEQPHIPHSQSKHSAAVLHRHSAPEKLLATQLQLLQFERNGSSSEACNPSDTSELSSSPCSSQWSHSSSLHPATEDQETFRGNPPASNKWGGSRCSTPGSVFLEEDGEDADSSERLEGADVNGTSLSPVHHHVPWGRSVSVPGEPTTSSSQERLSSGQVEESDFRPLSAAASMDTLLEEQMMEERRISGGKKEESEQEEYMKKSESSKNYRRNRRRSERFATNLRNEIQRKKAQLQRGRGPGGLLCSGETVHEEESSDLCEEGTDPDPSGQKKGAKVAFASPPISPGSQSSAQFKPSNTSSESNCEVQFTSYAQNNIQSASVQILDPGLPDFGVGIRVVEEPAPAGKARRWRWTPEHKLQPEPEGDRRGGVVGEKVLGVTGSRHGVCAFTSSSTSPSSPSYSRSSSNSRLDEPVIPPFADRMKFFEETCRGTSASSVSNVPSYRQRKAARPPEQHAGEIHQHPTQRRYSYQGALLQESVRLPNATQARTRSASTARERQNEREESSRMRERQHEMERQEREAEVEDARLRKMQQEREQEERVRQWKMERERELEREKEMQRARETEEREKELERGREKEREDDCQLTSYPECNSNSDNSERNQGFQHQGDFRSFEAESQTYSHIQPFNQAPRSAFYPVNPPFQPPANQQPLHREHPGRCYTPTEAYPARQETAKLDRKFSLTERDYRSWRRESRAPPGLNQHQSHHHPARWDSGRADSSGDSRNGYAFAPAPAPLSLRGRAMSENDLRFDSSHRWSPSISAATSQTLSEIDEGPHRRFMGGNAEGTARQNRKKMPPPPRPPPPKWEQFHRRRASHHTLFYSSSSSSTSSAPPVSINTTAGHYQSHSSSYVPPPETSRQRSYSLPPERQEVAESCPRCTCNQTQTQERTAPHAPSNQSPAQFQERIYAAASPSPVLSRKAFRPVAPPPVEREVVSLPPPPPPPPTEAPSSSMPVVDVRHGPSQDRVTVKPLRLQPAVRPGAEWERTSSPSVQSDESLPPVPDNEGVVRVCPSETYYSQVNNHHQQQQLCMRRVLEVEEQQKIIQEPGTESETTLSPSPAQSLEADLDVPMETDIDDFQEEDLPTEDMPITSELPCFALPVRVLETDIDTLPDAESSPSGGMQAESSSLEEELEAGESSRETLSLEELFPQTSEGESGTESWRGHFQTVEQNTDSLDRRSGASSSCSSYYSTSAAKAQILSQMKDFTDERDEDDELTYKQLMESLRKKLGVLREAQRGLQEDIRANSQLGDEVESMVVSVCKPNEVDKFRMFIGDLDKVVSLLLSLSGRLLRVETTLETMDPETEHHERLPLLEKKRQLMRQLSEAQDLKDHIDRREQAVSRVLARCLSPEQHRDYSHFVKMKAALLVEQKQLEDKIRLGEEQLRGLRESLGLGLGIGMGMSMGYGHF
- the shroom4 gene encoding protein Shroom4 isoform X1: METVEQLVTFTHIQVQLRGGAPWGFTLQGGLEHGEPLIITRIEDGGKAAHSKKLKVGDELININGSPLYGSRQEALILIKGSYRLLKLIVRRRSVPVLRPHSWHLEKLSGQPLPPTPPPPSPPPPCLPPADSPPLPPPPPPPPPPPPPPSAMQLHPGPYTLPWHTTDSDLSMQWAQLPISYSSTERSSSLGSMESLDAPTPTAQPYSDSHSSPVDPSLFNNKRDSAYSSFSASSNTSDYAAVPLRPGEACSMDNLLHSLGPGCRGGYPGDASHLERSAGGSAEEAHLKSRSLTRPRPRPVELKERPSSCCYEQEQRGRDFRTLRNGETGGDRRMNPPQPPVRKDSFRATRSRPNTPNRRCTSAPIENSSVPYEEHKSLNMESGLHNGFPASKEGDQTGNMKMDAVDTHFSQRQTGEFQHSRCDGGGKKDLAASKDPVTSSGRTSLSSETSVVPEQPHIPHSQSKHSAAVLHRHSAPEKLLATQLQLLQFERNGSSSEACNPSDTSELSSSPCSSQWSHSSSLHPATEDQETFRGNPPASNKWGGSRCSTPGSVFLEEDGEDADSSERLEGADVNGTSLSPVHHHVPWGRSVSVPGEPTTSSSQERLSSGQVEESDFRPLSAAASMDTLLEEQMMEERRISGGKKEESEQEEYMKKSESSKNYRRNRRRSERFATNLRNEIQRKKAQLQRGRGPGGLLCSGETVHEEESSDLCEEGTDPDPSGQKKGAKVAFASPPISPGSQSSAQFKPSNTSSESNCEVQFTSYAQNNIQSASVQILDPGLPDFGVGIRVVEEPAPAGKARRWRWTPEHKLQPEPEGDRRGGVVGEKVLGVTGSRHGVCAFTSSSTSPSSPSYSRSSSNSRLDEPVIPPFADRMKFFEETCRGTSASSVSNVPSYRQRKAARPPEQHAGEIHQHPTQRRYSYQGALLQESVRLPNATQARTRSASTARERQNEREESSRMRERQHEMERQEREAEVEDARLRKMQQEREQEERVRQWKMERERELEREKEMQRARETEEREKELERGREKEREDDCQLTSYPECNSNSDNSERNQGFQHQGDFRSFEAESQTYSHIQPFNQAPRSAFYPVNPPFQPPANQQPLHREHPGRCYTPTEAYPARQETAKLDRKFSLTERDYRSWRRESRAPPGLNQHQSHHHPARWDSGRADSSGDSRNGYAFAPAPAPLSLRGRAMSENDLRFDSSHRWSPSISAATSQTLSEIDEGPHRRFMGGNAEGTARQNRKKMPPPPRPPPPKWEQFHRRRASHHTLFYSSSSSSTSSAPPVSINTTAGHYQSHSSSYVPPPETSRQRSYSLPPERQEVAESCPRCTCNQTQTQERTAPHAPSNQSPAQFQERIYAAASPSPVLSRKAFRPVAPPPVEREVVSLPPPPPPPPTEAPSSSMPVVDVRHGPSQDRVTVKPLRLQPAVRPGAEWERTSSPSVQSDESLPPVPDNEGVVRVCPSETYYSQVNNHHQQQQLCMRRVLEVEEQQKIIQEPGTESETTLSPSPAQSLEADLDVPMETDIDDFQEEDLPTEDMPITSELPCFALPVRVLETDIDTLPDAESSPSGGMQAESSSLEEELEAGESSRETLSLEELFPQTSEGESGTESWRGHFQTVEQNTDSLDRRSGASSSCSSYYSTSAAKAQILSQMKDFTDERDEDDELTYKKQLMESLRKKLGVLREAQRGLQEDIRANSQLGDEVESMVVSVCKPNEVDKFRMFIGDLDKVVSLLLSLSGRLLRVETTLETMDPETEHHERLPLLEKKRQLMRQLSEAQDLKDHIDRREQAVSRVLARCLSPEQHRDYSHFVKMKAALLVEQKQLEDKIRLGEEQLRGLRESLGLGLGIGMGMSMGYGHF
- the shroom4 gene encoding protein Shroom4 isoform X3 gives rise to the protein MQLHPGPYTLPWHTTDSDLSMQWAQLPISYSSTERSSSLGSMESLDAPTPTAQPYSDSHSSPVDPSLFNNKRDSAYSSFSASSNTSDYAAVPLRPGEACSMDNLLHSLGPGCRGGYPGDASHLERSAGGSAEEAHLKSRSLTRPRPRPVELKERPSSCCYEQEQRGRDFRTLRNGETGGDRRMNPPQPPVRKDSFRATRSRPNTPNRRCTSAPIENSSVPYEEHKSLNMESGLHNGFPASKEGDQTGNMKMDAVDTHFSQRQTGEFQHSRCDGGGKKDLAASKDPVTSSGRTSLSSETSVVPEQPHIPHSQSKHSAAVLHRHSAPEKLLATQLQLLQFERNGSSSEACNPSDTSELSSSPCSSQWSHSSSLHPATEDQETFRGNPPASNKWGGSRCSTPGSVFLEEDGEDADSSERLEGADVNGTSLSPVHHHVPWGRSVSVPGEPTTSSSQERLSSGQVEESDFRPLSAAASMDTLLEEQMMEERRISGGKKEESEQEEYMKKSESSKNYRRNRRRSERFATNLRNEIQRKKAQLQRGRGPGGLLCSGETVHEEESSDLCEEGTDPDPSGQKKGAKVAFASPPISPGSQSSAQFKPSNTSSESNCEVQFTSYAQNNIQSASVQILDPGLPDFGVGIRVVEEPAPAGKARRWRWTPEHKLQPEPEGDRRGGVVGEKVLGVTGSRHGVCAFTSSSTSPSSPSYSRSSSNSRLDEPVIPPFADRMKFFEETCRGTSASSVSNVPSYRQRKAARPPEQHAGEIHQHPTQRRYSYQGALLQESVRLPNATQARTRSASTARERQNEREESSRMRERQHEMERQEREAEVEDARLRKMQQEREQEERVRQWKMERERELEREKEMQRARETEEREKELERGREKEREDDCQLTSYPECNSNSDNSERNQGFQHQGDFRSFEAESQTYSHIQPFNQAPRSAFYPVNPPFQPPANQQPLHREHPGRCYTPTEAYPARQETAKLDRKFSLTERDYRSWRRESRAPPGLNQHQSHHHPARWDSGRADSSGDSRNGYAFAPAPAPLSLRGRAMSENDLRFDSSHRWSPSISAATSQTLSEIDEGPHRRFMGGNAEGTARQNRKKMPPPPRPPPPKWEQFHRRRASHHTLFYSSSSSSTSSAPPVSINTTAGHYQSHSSSYVPPPETSRQRSYSLPPERQEVAESCPRCTCNQTQTQERTAPHAPSNQSPAQFQERIYAAASPSPVLSRKAFRPVAPPPVEREVVSLPPPPPPPPTEAPSSSMPVVDVRHGPSQDRVTVKPLRLQPAVRPGAEWERTSSPSVQSDESLPPVPDNEGVVRVCPSETYYSQVNNHHQQQQLCMRRVLEVEEQQKIIQEPGTESETTLSPSPAQSLEADLDVPMETDIDDFQEEDLPTEDMPITSELPCFALPVRVLETDIDTLPDAESSPSGGMQAESSSLEEELEAGESSRETLSLEELFPQTSEGESGTESWRGHFQTVEQNTDSLDRRSGASSSCSSYYSTSAAKAQILSQMKDFTDERDEDDELTYKKQLMESLRKKLGVLREAQRGLQEDIRANSQLGDEVESMVVSVCKPNEVDKFRMFIGDLDKVVSLLLSLSGRLLRVETTLETMDPETEHHERLPLLEKKRQLMRQLSEAQDLKDHIDRREQAVSRVLARCLSPEQHRDYSHFVKMKAALLVEQKQLEDKIRLGEEQLRGLRESLGLGLGIGMGMSMGYGHF